The following is a genomic window from Calliphora vicina chromosome 5, idCalVici1.1, whole genome shotgun sequence.
CATTTTTGTTTCATATCTTGCAATTTATTCTGCCTTCTTTTACGTTCggctgattttttattttcaaatgtttttagcTGGGCTTGTATAGAGTTTTCACCATTGTAATGGGCATCCAGTTTTTCTAGCAAAAGTTTTCTTGCTTCTACTCTATTACGGGAGGCTAAACGATGTGTATGACATTTAACTAATATATTTGTGGGTATATGTCTTAATAAAACACAATTAGAGGTTTTATTAACAGCTTGTCCTCCTG
Proteins encoded in this region:
- the LOC135960572 gene encoding mitochondrial translation release factor in rescue → MISLLTRTVAQQLRLTSTIFKPSAICSNYVANTFPRFKHQQLDYSRYPKLNEEELEEHFTRGSGPGGQAVNKTSNCVLLRHIPTNILVKCHTHRLASRNRVEARKLLLEKLDAHYNGENSIQAQLKTFENKKSAERKRRQNKLQDMKQKWKEREEQDKIMEVTKDKE